The genomic interval GATAAGGGTTTTACCAGCGGAATTGTCATCGGTCGCAATGTTTTTGACGAAGAATGGTATGAATCGAAAGATCAGCTTAAATCAGTTCGAAAAGCTATAAGGATTTCAAAAGAAACCGGAACGACAACCAAATACGAATATTCACAAAAAGGGCCAGATGGTTCGCTGTCATTCTATGAAACGAGAGTATCTCCTTTTGAATACGACAAAAAGGGGAAAATCATATCTCTTCAATTATCGACTCGCGACATCACCGAGCGAAAGCAGGCGGAAGAGGCTTTATTACTATCAGAGGAAAAATTCTCAAAAGCCTTCCACTCCAGTCCCAATGTGGTTATCGTCAGCCGGCTCGCTGACGGTAAAATTCTTGAAGTCAATGACGCGTGGGAGAGTCTTTTTGAATACAGCCGGGAGGAAGTACTCGGGGAAAGTTCACTCGAGCTGAATTTGTTGAGTACGAAAGACCGTCAGCGCGCCGTTTCATTATTTAAGAAGCAAGGATTTGTACGTGAATTCGAGTTGGAGGTAAGATCAAAATCCGGGAATATACACATGGCCAGTATGTCTATTGAAGAGATTGAGATCAGCGGTGAACAATGTATAATCACCACCATGCACGATATCACCGAACGTAAACACGCCGAGGAGGCGCTGCGCGAGAGCGAGGAACGCTACCGTAACCTGTTCAACAATGCATGGGACGGGATTTTTATTGTCGACAGAAAAACGGGAAACATTCTTGCTTCAAATCCTGTCGCATCAAAGCTCTACGGTTATTCCAGAGAAGAGTTACTGCGCATGACCATATATGATGTTTCTGCTGAACCGGAAAAGACTACGGCTGCAATTCATGATGGCATAACACAAATCGTTTCACGTCTTCACCGTAAAAAAGACGGCACAATATTTCCTGTAGAAATAACCGGCAGCTATTTTACAGAAAGTGGTCATGAACTGTATACGGTATTTATCCGCGACATCACCAAGCGCAAGCAGGCAGAGGAAACGCTCAAAGATTCGGAGGAAAAATACAGGAATCTGTTCGATAACTCCACCGATTTTGTCTACACCCTTGATTTGAAAGGTAATTTCACGAATGTAAACAGAGCGGCAGAGTATCTCACCGGGTACACCAAGGCTGAGCTGATAGGGATGAACTTCAGGTATTACACCATAAAAGAATCGCGCAGAAAAGTCATCTATGCTTTCCACAAGCTTTACATGACAGGCGATCCTTTGCAGGATTTCCCCTTTGAGGTTATCATTAAAGATGGTGCGATGAAGTATTTCGAAACCAGCGCTGCCCGGATAAGCAAAGGGAATAAAATTATAGGATTTCAGGGGATTTCACGAGATGTGACAGAACGTAAGCGGGTAGAGAAAGCGCTCCGGGAGGATAAAAAGAAACTCCGGTCGCTTGCGCTGGAATTGACCGCTTCCGAAGACCGCGAGCGCAGGCGGATTGCAGCGTATCTCCATGACATGATCAGCCAGGCGCTTGTGGTCATCAGAATGAAACTTGCGACGCTGCAGGAGTTGAAAGATACTGAACAGGCAGCGGTATTGAATAAAGAAATCCGCACATTGCTCGAAGAGACGATCGAATGTACGCGGTCGATAACATTTGAATTGAGCTCCCCCATTCTGGACAGGCTGGGTTTTGAACCGGCGGTTGAATGGCTCTGTGAGAAAATGGCGGAAGACCATGGGCTTGTGATCGATTTCAGAAGCGATTCATCGACAAAAGACATGGATGATGATAGTAAAAGGTTTCTGTACCGATCAACAAGGGAACTGCTGATGAATGTCATCAAGCATGCCTGTGCAGGTTGTGTGAAGGTTTCCGTTTTCAGGGAAAAGGGTACGCTTTGCATTACTGTCGATGATGACGGCGTCGGTTTTCAGGAAGGTTTGGAGGATAACCGGTACCTGGAACGCGGATTTGGCCTTTTCAGTATCCATGAGCGGCTGGATCATCTCGGGGGCAGTATGGAAATTGACTCGAAACCGGGTCGTGGAACCTGTATTTCTCTTTTTGCGCCGCTGGGAAAAAAGACAACACAGAAAAAACAGGAGCAGCCATGAAAATTTCAATCCTGCTTGCCGACGACCACAAGATTCTACGGGATGGCATACGCGCATTGCTTGAAAAGGAACCTGACTTCGATGTGGTTGGCGAGGCCGACAGCGGCAGAACCGCGATAGAGATGGCCTGTAAGCTCAAACCCGATGTGATCATAATGGATATCGGAATGCCGGATATGAACGGCATCGAAGCCACAAAGGAAATACTGTCCGGAGTACCCTCCATTCGGGTACTCGCGCTGTCGATGTATGCCGACAAACGGTTTATCGTCGAAATGCTGGACGCGGGAGCGACCGGATATCTTGTCAAGGATTGCACCCTCGATGAAATGCTTTCTGCAGTCCGTTCCGTGGCTTCAAACCAGAAATATATAGCTCAAAAATTGCTTGTAAATTTTATTGATGATTATATGAAGAATACGGGTAATAGCGATATGTTGAAAACCCGGCTCACTCCCCGTGAAAGAGAGGTACTGCGCTTGATCGCGCAAGGTAAAAACACCAAAGAGATTTCTTCAGCACTGCATATAAGCGTGAAAACCGTAGATACGCACCGTCAGCATGTTATGAATAAACTGAACATTCATAATCCTGTAGATCTTACCAAATATGCCATACGCACAGGGTTGATATCCATATAACAATTTGATAATAAAAGATATATCATCCACTATCGCAAACAGTTTTCTTTCTCACTCTCAGGTGTTCACCTGATACCTTATCAGGTTTTTCCTTACTCCCAATCAGAATCTTCCCGATTGTTTTCATGATCTTTGCGGTGCATTGTTATATCATGAAATAAATAATTTCAATTATTCAGCCCACCTTTATTCGAGAGAATTCCTTGTAGCTTGCTGCGTGGCAGCTCGTTCACTTTTATTGGAAACGAAGTATAAATGTGTGCCCAAAAGACAATAACTATTGTATTGGTTGATACAGACAGAAATGTTCGGAGCTGTTACCGTTCGGTGCTGGAAAAAGAGAGCGATATGCGCGTGATAGCCGAAACAGAAGACAGCGAATTGACTGTTCATCTCCTGTCCATGTTAAAACCGGATGTTATTGTCATCGATTCGGATTTAGTTGATTTGATTGGCAATCATCAATTATCGCAATGCATCATGAAAACACCGGATATCAAAATGATCGTCGCTTCCTTTTATTCGGACAGCCGGTTTGTGATACGGATGCTTCATGCGGGAGCTTCCGGTTACATTCTGAAAGACTGTGCTCAAGAAGAACTTGTTACAGCTATTCGTAAGGTTTTAGCGAATCATACCTATATCAGCTCCGGGATTGCGGGAATTGCAAAAAAATAACTGACGAGGAGGACAATAATGATGAACGAGAGCCAGACTCAATATAAGACCCTTTTGGAAACACTACCGCAGAAAGTATTCTATAAAGACAGGAATTCGGTCTGGATTTCCTGCAATATGAACATGGCCAGCGATCTGGGGCTCTTGCCTGAAGAAGTAACCGGTAAATCCGACTTCGATTTATTTCCGAAAGAATTAGCCGAAAAATACAGTGCTGACGATAAAGAGGTCATGGATTCCGGTGAAACACGGGAAATTGAGGAGAAGTATATCCAAGACGGAGAGGAACGCTGGGTCAACACCATAAAAAAGCCTGTAAAGAATGAAAAGGGTGCGGTGACAGGAGTATTGGGAATTTTCTGGGATATTACTGATCGCAAACGATCTGAGGCAGAGTTGGCTCAACACCGTGAACATCTTGAGCAACTCGTACAGGAACGAACAGCAGCTCTGGAAAAAATCAACGAACAACTGAAGAATGAAATATCAGCGGGAAAGCAGCGGGAGGAAATAATATCCAGACAAAACCTGGAAATCCTCGAGCTTTCGACACCGGTTCTCCAGATAATGGACGGCGTGGTTGTAGCGCCGCTCATCGGCACTATCGACAGTGAGCGTACCCAGCGCTTTATGGAGCGCTTTCTCGGCACTATCGTGAAGACGAACTCACCGGTTGCCCTTATGGATATTACCGGTGTGCCCACGCTCGATACACAGACAGCGCAGCATCTCATCGAGGCTGTCACTGCCGCTACCCTTCTCGGCACAAAGGTTATCGTTACCGGTGTGAGCCCTGCTATAGCCCAGACGCTCGTACACCTGGGTGTCGACCTGACGGATATTACCACAAAATCGTCCCTGTCGGCGGGTTTGCGGACGGCGCTGGAATTTCTGAATATGGAAATTGCCTCGAAAAAAGGAAGTTGATATGGATACTTCCCGTATGGACGATAGTTTTATTCGACTGCTGTACTATGGTTCCATCGCTATGATTACGGGAACCATTGTATGTATTTTCATATTGCCCGATTGGATATTTACCCAGTTACCTCTCCACTCGTTCACCGAGACCATGGGAGTATTCGCAGGCTTATCGGTGGCTGTCCTCCTCTATTTACAATTTAAACACAGGAAAAATCCATCGTATGTCTTCATCTCATCCGGGCTGATCTGCATGGGCATACTGGATGGATTCCATGGCTCGGTCTATCCGGGGCAGGGGTTTGTCTGGTTGCACAGCGCAGCAATGCTGGCCGGTGGTTTTCTGTTCGCCATGGTCTGGCTGTCGGATCACCCCGTCATATCGACAAAAACCGGATTCCTGCCTGTCGTGACAGCGATTGGCACCCTCATCCTCGCGATACTCTCGGTGTCTTCCCGTGCTACGTTTCCTGTAATGGTAATTGAGGGTGCTTTTACACCTGTCGCCATGGCCATGAATATTCTGGGGGGCGTTTTTTTCCTGCTGGCGGGGCTGTATTTCTGGCACTCTCGTAATCAGGCAACCGAAGAAAGAAGGTTTTTTACCCTGTTCTGCCTGTTGAGCGGCTCGGCGGCTATCCTTTTTCCGTTTTCAGCGGTATGGGACATAGAATGGTGGCTCTGGCACTTTGTCAGGAACATGGCGTATTTCGTTCTGCTCATCTATGTCTTCATGGTTTTCCGCCAGTCCGAGGTCGAACTGCGGGAGCACCGCGAACGCCTTGAAGGAACCGTGAAAGACCTTGAAATGGCAAACGGGCAGCTCGCGAACGAAATAGCCGAGGGAAAGAGGCGGGAGGAAGTCATATCCATGCAGACCAGGGAAATTCTCGAGCTCTCGACACCTGTTCTGAAGGTGTTGGACGGTATTATCGTTGCACCCCTTATCGGCACCATCGACAGCGAGCGGACTCAACAGTTCATGGATCGTTTTCTGACATCCATCGTGCAGACCAACTCGCCGGTGGGATTGATCGATATTACCGGAGTTCCGGCTCTCGATACACAGACCGCCCATCATCTCATCGAGGCTGTCACTGCGGCGACTCTTTTAGGCACAAAGGTCATCGTGACCGGTGTGAGTCCCGCAATAGCCCAGACGCTCGTACACCTGGGCGTCGATCTGTCGGATATTATCACAAAATCCTCCCTGTCGGCGGGTCTCAAGGTTGCTCTTGATTATCTCGATCTATCGATTGCAAAAAAATAATTCAAAGGAGAACGGATAATGGCATCAATCGAACTATCGGTCGTAAAAATATTTGATATGCTACTTGTCACGGTTCCTCCCGATCCTGATGATGATACGATTTCACTTCTTCAGGACAAGGTACTCCATACGATGGAGACCTACGAAGCGAAAGGATTGATTCTTGATATCTCGACGGTTATGACATTCGATTCCTTTTTCGCCCGGACGATCGTCGAGACAGCCCAGATGTTCAAACTGATGGGAGGGCGCACGATAATCGCGGGAATGCAGCCCGATGTTGCCATTACCGCAACTCAACTGGGTCTGACACTCGGGAATATTCAAACCGCTCTCGATGTGGACAGGGCGCTGAAGATACTTTCGAATGGCGGTGATGGGGGTAATGTTCATGACAGTAATGCCTGAGGGCACAGTAAAAATTGAATCAGAGGGTGATATAGTCGCTGTTCGAAAGACAGTCCGTGAAATCTCCTGCGAATGCGGATTTGGCATTACAGATGTCACCAGGATTGTTACCGCGGCTTCCGAGCTGGCAAGGAACGTATACCATTATGCCGGACATGGAGACATGCTCTGGCATATCCTTGAAATATCCGATAGCATCGGCATTGAATTGATCTTTATCGACCAGGGACCGGGAATTGAAGATATCGATCAGGCGATGGAGATGGGTTATACGACCGGTAAAGGTATGGGGCTTGGTTTACCCGGATCAAAACGGCTCATGGGAGAACTGGAAATTCAGTCACAGGTCGGGAAAGGCACGACGGTGACGGTTCGGAAATGGTTGAAAAAACAATATGAACAATCCGGTGCGGCAGGAAATAATAAACATATCGCATAGCAGTGAAGCGGCAGAAGCGCGCCGAATTACAAAAACCATGGCATTGTCCATCGGTTTTGATGAAAAAGTATCTGAAGAAATCGTCATCGTCATAAGCGAGCTTGCTGCAAATCTTATCAAATATGCCCGAAACGGGACGCTGACGCTTACGCCGCTCGATGAAAATGGACCTCCCGGAATAAAAATCGAGTCCCGGGATACCGGCCCCGGTATTGTCGATGTCGAACAGGCTATTGGGGACGGTTATTCGACGGCAGGCAGTCTGGGATATGGACTGGGAACCGTCAACCGGTTGATGGATGAGTTTAATATCACATCGGACATCGGTAAGAACGCCGGTACATATATAGTGTGCACGCGGCGGTTAAAAAATGAAAACCAGAGCATGAAGGCTTGTCCTCTTGATGTTGGCGCCGCGACACGGATGTACCCTAGAATGGATGTAAATGGCGATGCATATGTAATCAAAAAATGGGATGAAAATCTGCTTGCCGGTGTTATCGATGGACTCGGTCACGGCCAGTTTGCGCACCGCGCTTCTGAAAAAGCCCGTCAGTATGTGGAAACACATTATGATCAATCCTTCGAAGAATTATTCAGAGGTGTCGAGCGTTCATGCCGCGCCACAAGAGGGGTTGTCATGGCTCTTGCGAAGTTT from bacterium carries:
- a CDS encoding response regulator transcription factor, producing MCAQKTITIVLVDTDRNVRSCYRSVLEKESDMRVIAETEDSELTVHLLSMLKPDVIVIDSDLVDLIGNHQLSQCIMKTPDIKMIVASFYSDSRFVIRMLHAGASGYILKDCAQEELVTAIRKVLANHTYISSGIAGIAKK
- a CDS encoding PAS domain S-box protein, with protein sequence MADTKKTKAQLITELQELRKIIAEGTSERRKRKSKECSDEENITKIWETYEHSPIPTLVISTQEKVIRYNNAMKKLSGYSHREVPDREAWMPKLFPDKKYRKHVSELSRRVRQREIDVISEEYIITRKNGEERTVEFNVIDIIKDGKTTDYRILQGIDITERKRIEEALRESEKKFRSAVESNPDFLVFIKRDGTIFDVNRLDKGFTSGIVIGRNVFDEEWYESKDQLKSVRKAIRISKETGTTTKYEYSQKGPDGSLSFYETRVSPFEYDKKGKIISLQLSTRDITERKQAEEALLLSEEKFSKAFHSSPNVVIVSRLADGKILEVNDAWESLFEYSREEVLGESSLELNLLSTKDRQRAVSLFKKQGFVREFELEVRSKSGNIHMASMSIEEIEISGEQCIITTMHDITERKHAEEALRESEERYRNLFNNAWDGIFIVDRKTGNILASNPVASKLYGYSREELLRMTIYDVSAEPEKTTAAIHDGITQIVSRLHRKKDGTIFPVEITGSYFTESGHELYTVFIRDITKRKQAEETLKDSEEKYRNLFDNSTDFVYTLDLKGNFTNVNRAAEYLTGYTKAELIGMNFRYYTIKESRRKVIYAFHKLYMTGDPLQDFPFEVIIKDGAMKYFETSAARISKGNKIIGFQGISRDVTERKRVEKALREDKKKLRSLALELTASEDRERRRIAAYLHDMISQALVVIRMKLATLQELKDTEQAAVLNKEIRTLLEETIECTRSITFELSSPILDRLGFEPAVEWLCEKMAEDHGLVIDFRSDSSTKDMDDDSKRFLYRSTRELLMNVIKHACAGCVKVSVFREKGTLCITVDDDGVGFQEGLEDNRYLERGFGLFSIHERLDHLGGSMEIDSKPGRGTCISLFAPLGKKTTQKKQEQP
- a CDS encoding PAS domain-containing protein; its protein translation is MMNESQTQYKTLLETLPQKVFYKDRNSVWISCNMNMASDLGLLPEEVTGKSDFDLFPKELAEKYSADDKEVMDSGETREIEEKYIQDGEERWVNTIKKPVKNEKGAVTGVLGIFWDITDRKRSEAELAQHREHLEQLVQERTAALEKINEQLKNEISAGKQREEIISRQNLEILELSTPVLQIMDGVVVAPLIGTIDSERTQRFMERFLGTIVKTNSPVALMDITGVPTLDTQTAQHLIEAVTAATLLGTKVIVTGVSPAIAQTLVHLGVDLTDITTKSSLSAGLRTALEFLNMEIASKKGS
- a CDS encoding anti-sigma regulatory factor — its product is MPEGTVKIESEGDIVAVRKTVREISCECGFGITDVTRIVTAASELARNVYHYAGHGDMLWHILEISDSIGIELIFIDQGPGIEDIDQAMEMGYTTGKGMGLGLPGSKRLMGELEIQSQVGKGTTVTVRKWLKKQYEQSGAAGNNKHIA
- a CDS encoding STAS domain-containing protein; protein product: MASIELSVVKIFDMLLVTVPPDPDDDTISLLQDKVLHTMETYEAKGLILDISTVMTFDSFFARTIVETAQMFKLMGGRTIIAGMQPDVAITATQLGLTLGNIQTALDVDRALKILSNGGDGGNVHDSNA
- a CDS encoding response regulator transcription factor, with protein sequence MKISILLADDHKILRDGIRALLEKEPDFDVVGEADSGRTAIEMACKLKPDVIIMDIGMPDMNGIEATKEILSGVPSIRVLALSMYADKRFIVEMLDAGATGYLVKDCTLDEMLSAVRSVASNQKYIAQKLLVNFIDDYMKNTGNSDMLKTRLTPREREVLRLIAQGKNTKEISSALHISVKTVDTHRQHVMNKLNIHNPVDLTKYAIRTGLISI
- a CDS encoding STAS domain-containing protein, whose amino-acid sequence is MDTSRMDDSFIRLLYYGSIAMITGTIVCIFILPDWIFTQLPLHSFTETMGVFAGLSVAVLLYLQFKHRKNPSYVFISSGLICMGILDGFHGSVYPGQGFVWLHSAAMLAGGFLFAMVWLSDHPVISTKTGFLPVVTAIGTLILAILSVSSRATFPVMVIEGAFTPVAMAMNILGGVFFLLAGLYFWHSRNQATEERRFFTLFCLLSGSAAILFPFSAVWDIEWWLWHFVRNMAYFVLLIYVFMVFRQSEVELREHRERLEGTVKDLEMANGQLANEIAEGKRREEVISMQTREILELSTPVLKVLDGIIVAPLIGTIDSERTQQFMDRFLTSIVQTNSPVGLIDITGVPALDTQTAHHLIEAVTAATLLGTKVIVTGVSPAIAQTLVHLGVDLSDIITKSSLSAGLKVALDYLDLSIAKK
- a CDS encoding ATP-binding protein codes for the protein MNNPVRQEIINISHSSEAAEARRITKTMALSIGFDEKVSEEIVIVISELAANLIKYARNGTLTLTPLDENGPPGIKIESRDTGPGIVDVEQAIGDGYSTAGSLGYGLGTVNRLMDEFNITSDIGKNAGTYIVCTRRLKNENQSMKACPLDVGAATRMYPRMDVNGDAYVIKKWDENLLAGVIDGLGHGQFAHRASEKARQYVETHYDQSFEELFRGVERSCRATRGVVMALAKFDWGREKLTYASLGNIDVKFLGCAEPVNFVVRRGIIGLKSVKPVVTEHTWSVGSLMALYSDGIRSHWRWDDFPGLRAEPAATIAQNLLRSLARDNDDATIVIVKDRIS